One stretch of Narcine bancroftii isolate sNarBan1 chromosome 8, sNarBan1.hap1, whole genome shotgun sequence DNA includes these proteins:
- the nlrx1 gene encoding NLR family member X1 produces MQHLKYLPTGMKWTLIKHQTASGVMNPFADVCRTTSGMFQHGLLLNLRQIASVIVRNKNQSFSVRPSSVQDLQCKSLRTSSARDPIEEHRRRLKHWFSYMSNEEKQFDLFSVENWHVETVIAESSPEENRDLTAKFGIYCHIDPKESKIIKLDKVFTAESVESPVKNVVLFGIVGMGKDVVVNRLVLDWCDGHFNEFDLILPFCCADLSSQNLPISLNKLICQKYTQLKTIVPQIGSGRLRNILFIFSGLEQIKLDFHILKNRLCNDPNEPLPPNNLLVNLLRKYMLPDASILVTMRPSALDSIPTKYVDRYARSCGFSDAEQQYLYFRNRLELAEDSKTTEDLMKMLYKNLQRQSQLTAGCFLPSYCWFICATLHFLHFTTANVPIQTLTGLYTNFLRLNFGGEIIDSSNQQTISIVRYIAKTVGKLAYEGIETKKVLFSEEDLQKSFGLDSMTEEELNQVTTFQMDMLGFFMSPIAQHSCEPLLRFTVPAMQEYLAALYVVLGEKKTILEQVGSAVSDTIGKASEDVTAILSIASKLLPFRILAFVRLINIFPRIFRKISGKSKKAIANTMVFEMFRQEDDFNKDVLEQINASILGREKEGGSVAIGERMDAQSFELFPTFMAGLLAQENRALLKQLGCTIKSVTVREIANNLKKHLCSAVSKQLAPSELMDLLVFLYELQNDAFAGEISSILNSLNLSQVKMTSLKCFVIASVMNTSNHPIETMNFGLCNIAGEHITILQPILLRCKNLNLQFNNLGLGAWRELSNLLLDPKCAIENLWLCDNALSEAAINYIGPSITQNRTLSHLSLLHTSLGDDGLRILAPYIRDNRNLKEINLANNLITDDGAMALIEIIKEHPTLEKVHLYLNEISNSGKQMLQALQPGPEGVNVLVSIMNGSYNSMHWTRILKNIVWNAVNQDKQSVEAYRNLLQNDLNLSWQQTRNPWKKVKLLQAQNQIEYLLKQIQQQKK; encoded by the exons ATGCAGCATTTGAAGTACCTACCCACCGGAATGAAATGGACTTTAATTAAACACCAGACAGCAAGTGGTGTGATGAATCCTTTTGCTG ATGTGTGCAGAACAACCTCTGGCATGTTTCAGCATGGCCTGCTCCTGAACTTGAGGCAGATTGCCAGCGTGATTGTCAGGAACAA AAATCAATCCTTCTCTGTGAGGCCTAGTTCCGTTCAGGATCTTCAGTGTAAGTCACTAAGAACCAGCTCTGCTCGAG ATCCCATTGAAGAGCACAGGAGgagattaaaacattggtttagTTACATGTCCAATGAGGAAAAGCAGTTTGACTTGTTTTCAGTGGAAAACTGGCACGTGGAGACTGTGATCGCTGAAAGCTCTCCTGAAGAGAACAGGGACCTCACTGCAAAATTTGGAATCTACTGTCACATTGACCCAAAAGAATCCAAAATCATAAAGCTTGATAAAGTGTTCACAGCTGAGTCTGTTGAGTCTCCTGTGAAGAATGTGGTTTTGTTTGGGATAGTGGGAATGGGAAAAGATGTGGTGGTTAACAGACTTGTCTTGGACTGGTGTGATGGGCATTTTAATGAGTTTGATCTAATCCTCCCATTCTGCTGTGCAGATTTGTCCTCTCAGAATCTGCCAATTTCTCTGAATAAGTTGATCTGTCAAAAGTACACGCAGCTGAAAACTATTGTGCCCCAAATTGGGTCGGGAAGACTAAGAAACATCCTCTTCATTTTCAGTGGTCTAGAACAGATTAAGCTTGACTTCCACATCTTAAAGAACAGACTTTGCAATGATCCAAATGAGCCCTTGCCACCTAACAACTTGCTGGTCAACCTGCTTCGAAAATACATGCTCCCAGATGCCAGCATCCTGGTCACTATGCGACCTTCAGCCTTGGATTCCATCCCAACCAAGTATGTTGACCGGTACGCCCGTAGCTGTGGCTTCAGTGATGCTGAGCAGCAGTACCTGTACTTCAGGAACCGTCTGGAATTGGCTGAGGATAGTAAAACCACTGAAGATTTGATGAAGATGCTCTACAAGAATTTGCAAAGACAAAGCCAGCTCACAGCAGGCTGTTTTTTGCCATCTTATTGCTGGTTCATTTGTGCTACACTGCACTTCCTCCACTTTACCACTGCAAACGTCCCAATTCAGACACTGACTGGCCTTTACACCAACTTCCTGAGATTAAATTTTGGTGGAGAGATTATAGATTCCAGCAATCAGCAAACCATATCAATTGTGCGATACATTGCGAAAACTGTTGGCAAGCTTGCCTATGAGGGGATAGAAACAAAGAAGGTGCTTTTCAGTGAAGAGGACCTGCAGAAATCCTTTGGATTGGACTCCAtgacagaggaagagttgaacCAGGTAACTACATTTCAGATGGATATGCTGGGCTTTTTCATGTCTCCCATTGCTCAGCATAGTTGTGAACCTCTTCTCAGGTTCACCGTACCTGCAATGCAAGAGTACTTGGCTGCCCTGTATGTTGTCTTGGGCGAGAAGAAAACTATATTGGAACAAGTTGGAAGCGCTGTGTCCGATACTATTGGAAAAGCAAGCGAAGATGTGACTGCCATTTTGTCCATTGCATCAAAACTGCTGCCATTTAGAATTCTGGCATTTGTGAGGCTCATTAATATATTCCCACGGATCTTCAGAAAAATCAGTGGGAAGAGCAAGAAGGCCATCGCAAACACCATGGTCTTTGAAATGTTCAGGCAAGAAGATGACTTCAATAAGGATGTTTTGGAGCAAATAAATGCTAGCATCCttggcagagagaaagaaggtgGGAGTGTGGCAATTGGTGAAAGAATGGATGCTCAGAGCTTTGAGCTCTTTCCAACTTTCATGGCTGGGTTACTGGCCCAGGAGAATCGTGCTCTTTTAAAACAACTTGGCTGTACAATAAAGAGTGTTACTGTGCGTGAAATAGCAAACAACTTGAAGAAGCATCTTTGTAGTGCTGTCAGTAAGCAGTTGGCTCCTTCAGAGCTCATGGACCTTCTGGTCTTCCTGTATGAGCTGCAGAATGATGCTTTTGCTGGGGAGATCAGCAGTATCTTAAATAGCTTGAATTTGTCTCAGGTTAAGATGACTTCATTAAAGTGTTTTGTGATTGCGTCAGTCATGAATACATCAAACCATCCAATTGAGACGATGAACTTCGGTTTGTGCAACATAGCTGGAGAGCACATAACAATCCTCCAGCCCATTCTTCTCAGATGCAAGAATTTAAA TTTGCAGTTTAACAATTTGGGACTTGGTGCCTGGAGAGAGTTAAGCAATCTattactggatccaaaatgtgcaATTGAAAATTTGTG GCTTTGTGACAATGCATTGTCAGAGGCTGCAATTAACTATATTGGACCCTCCATCACTCAGAACCGCACTCTTTCCCATTTGTCTCTACTTCATACATCACTGGGAGATGATGGTCTGAGAATCCTTGCTCCATACATCAGGGATAACAGAAATCTAAAGGAGATTAACCTCGCCAATAATCTCATTACTGATGATGGGGCAATGGCCCTCATAGAGATCATCAAAGAACATCCAACGCTGGAAAAGGTCCA CCTTTACTTGAATGAGATCAGCAACAGTGGAAAGCAGATGTTGCAGGCACTCCAACCAGGCCCGGAAGGAGTGAATGTTTTGGTTTCTATCATGAATGGGTCATATAATTCCATGCACTGGACACGCATCCTGAAGAACATTGTGTGGAATGCAGTGAACCAGGATAAGCAGAGTGTGGAGGCTTACCGGAATCTCCTGCAGAATGACCTGAACTTGAGCTGGCAGCAGACCAGGAACCCATGGAAAAAGGTGAAACTTCTGCAGGCACAAAATCAGATTGAGTACTTGCTGAAACAAATCCAACAGCAGAAGAAATAG